The following are encoded together in the Labrus mixtus chromosome 2, fLabMix1.1, whole genome shotgun sequence genome:
- the ncapg gene encoding condensin complex subunit 3 — protein MTADNEMEIKEAFQRAQRGHNNKAKLVASLKSRYCKLEDKTLFHEEFVHYMKYAMIVYKREPTVENVIEFVARFATSFQSPPKAGEEEGEQEEEEEEEDEDIEDDHPFLSFIFNFLLESHKASSHAVRFRVCQLINKLLGSMAENAQIDDDLFDRIHQAMLVRVTDKFPNVRIQAALAMTRLQQPKDPDCPTINAYMLILENDSNAEVRRAVLSCIAMSPRTLPKVLKRTRDIKENVRKLAYQVLSEKVHIQALTIAQRVSLLQQGLRDTSEAVRDVVCSRLLPSWLQRLDGNVIELLHRLDVENCSQTAMDTLKAIFKGTPAEELLQNRVQLDNRKLIPVDCVTCETVLYWRALCEFIKEKGDDGDEMLEQVLPDAATYADYLYGYLKTVPLLSEEQRADFNQLELVMTKEFISQQLIHLIGCLDTNEEGGRKRVLAVLQEMLALPQTPSSLVSLLTEKLLALILDDLRRIQTVAEIISDVREPITETSVPVDENESRRQQVQLAEVKVRIMEAKQTLEDCIAAQDFGRAAGLKDTITELENRRNNVIQEIAASSQQADKETRVEKNDPETLLRCLTMCAELLKQMSIKTRIGPTISALMSSLVLPCIANAHPAVRNMAVVCLGTCTLHSRELAKTHMVLLLQIAQLDEIKIRISALRAIIDLLLLFGFELLSDSAAAQTAPPSQSPDRQEEDAPVTEEKGDTPEETSQSIIVMLSEFLDSEVSDLRTETAEGLAKLIYTGRMSSAKMLSRLVLLWYNPVTEDDTRLRHCLGVFFQLYARESRAHQEVLEESFLPTVRTLMNAPATSPLAEVDINNVVELLVELTRPTALIKPSTNTEEVCVHDFLAVRICGEMLKDPTAPEVRLYAKTLSNLELSRDETVRRDLQTLLQQLVQVVKDRNCLRALEKMVSQLVDSKEQAELLNASALQPLDVNADEAAADDPSKSAKRAKRGQRKVCAPRTGRKPSRRAESSEESDGENVPESVSMVRPSRRAKSAALEKTKLDLNPLIDQEANV, from the exons ATGACTGCGGACAACGAAATGGAGATTAAAGAGGCGTTTCAGCGCGCTCAGAGAGGCCACAATAACAAGGCGAAGCTGGTGGCGAGCCTGAAGAGCAGATACTGCAAG CTCGAGGACAAGACGCTGTTCCACGAAGAGTTTGTCCACTACATGAAGTACGCCATGATAGTCTACAAGCGTGAGCCCACGGTTGAAAACGTCATCGAGTTTGTCGCACGTTTTGCCACAAGTTTCCAGTCTCCACCTAAAgcgggggaggaggaaggggagcaggaggaagaggaggaggaggaggatgaagacatCGAGGATGATCATCCTTTTCTGAGTTTCATCTTCAACTTCCTGTTGGAg tcTCACAAGGCCAGCAGCCACGCGGTACGTTTCCGCGTGTGCCAGCTCATCAACAAGTTGCTGGGCAGCATGGCAGAGAACGCCCAGATCGACGATGACCTCTTCGATCGCATCCACCAAGCCATGTTGGTCCGCGTCACCGACAAGTTCCCCAACGTGAGGATTCAGGCTGCTTTGGCCATGACCCGCCTACAACAGCCAAAGGATCCCGACTGTCCCACCATCAATG CGTACATGTTGATTCTGGAAAACGATTCAAATGCCGAGGTGAGGCGCGCCGTTCTTTCCTGCATTGCAATGTCTCCTCGCACCCTCCCCAAAGTCCTGAAACGCACCCGGGACATCAAAGAGAACGTCCGCAAGCTCGCCTACCAG GTTCTGTCTGAGAAAGTTCACATCCAAGCTTTGACCATCGCACAGAGAGTGAGTCTGCTGCAGCAGGGCCTCCGTGACACTTCAG AAGCCGTGAGGGATGTGGTGTGTTCCCGCCTGCTGCCCTCCTGGCTGCAGCGGCTCGACGGTAACGTCATAGAGCTGCTCCACAGGCTGGACGTCGAAAACTGCTCGCAAACAGCCATGGACACGCTGAAAGCCATTTTCAAAGGAACGCCTGCTGAAGAACTTCTGCAGAACCGGGTGCAGCTCGACAACAG gAAGCTGATCCCCGTGGACTGTGTGACCTGTGAGACTGTGCTTTACTGGAGAGCTCTGTGTGAGTTCATCAAGGAGAAAGGAGACGATGGGGATGAAATGCTGGAGCAAGTGTTGCCTGATGCTGCAACTTACGCCGACTACCTCTACGG ATATCTGAAGACGGTGCCTCTGCTGTCCGAGGAACAGAGGGCCGACTTTAACCAGCTGGAGCTCGTCATGACCAAGGAGTTCATCTCACAGCAGCTCATCCATCTGATCGGGTGTCTGGACACCAACGAGGAGGGCGGCAG AAAGAGGGTGTTGGCCGTTCTGCAGGAGATGCTGGCTCTCCCTCAGACTCCCTCCTCCCTGGTCTCCCTTCTCACCGAGAAACTTCTCGCCCTTATTCTGGATGACCTCAGACGCATACAGACT GTGGCAGAGATCATCTCAGATGTGAGGGAGCCCATCACGGAGACCAGCGTGCCTGTGGATGAGAACGAGAGCCGTCGGCAGCAGGTCCAG cTTGCAGAGGTGAAGGTACGTATCATGGAGGCCAAACAAACCCTGGAGGACTGTATCGCGGCGCAGGACTTCGGCCGTGCTGCCGGCCTGAAGGACACCATCACAGAGCTCGAGAACCGCAGGAACAACGTCATCCAGGAGATCGCAGCGAGCAGCCAGCAGGCTGACAAGGAGACCCGCGTTGAGAAG aaCGACCCCGAGACTCTGCTGAGGTGTCTCACAATGTGTGCGGAGCTGCTGAAGCAGATGAGCATCAAGACGAGGATTGGTCCAACCATAAGTGCCCTCATGTCCTCTCTG GTCCTGCCCTGTATAGCAAACGCTCACCCAGCTGTCCGCAACATGGCCGTGGTGTGTTTGGGAACATGCACCCTGCACAGCCGGGAGCTCGCCAAAACACACATGGTGCTGCTGCTACAG atcgcCCAGCTGGATGAGATAAAGATCCGTATCAGCGCTCTGCGGGCGATCATCGACCTGCTGCTTCTGTTCGGCTTCGAGCTGCTCTCTGACTCGGCTGCCGCTCAGACCGCCCCGCCCTCTCAGTCCCcggacagacaggaagaggacgCACCTGTGACCGAGGAGAAGGGCGACACCCCCGAGGAAACCTCACAGAGTATAATCGTGATGCTCTCAGAGTTCCTGGACAGCGAg GTGTCTGACCTGCGCACAGAGACCGCAGAGGGTCTGGCTAAACTGATTTACACCGGCCGTATGTCCAGTGCCAAGATGCTCTCCCGTCTGGTGTTGCTGTGGTACAATCCTGTCACCGAGGACGACACCCGACTACGACACTGCCTTGGAGTCTTCTTCCAGCTCTACGCCCGCGAGAGCAG GGCCCACCAGGAGGTCTTGGAGGAGAGTTTCCTGCCGACTGTTCGGACTCTTATGAACGCCCCGGCCACCTCTCCACTAGCTGAGGTGGATATTAACAACGTGGTCGAGCTCCTGGTGGAGCTGACCCGTCCCACCGCGCTTATTAAGCCCTCCACCAATACAGAG GAGGTGTGTGTCCATGACTTCTTGGCTGTACGGATATGTGGTGAGATGCTGAAAGACCCCACAGCCCCCGAGGTGCGTCTCTATGCCAAGACTCTGAGCAACCTGGAGCTCAGCCGAGACGAGACGGTCAGGAGAGACCTGCAgacgctgctgcagcagcttgtACAG gTGGTGAAGGATCGCAACTGTCTCCGTGCTCTGGAGAAGATGGTGTCTCAGCTCGTGGACTCAAAAGAACAGGCGGAGCTCCTTAACGCCAGCGCATTACAGCCCCTGGACGTCAACGCAGACg aggctgcagcagacGATCCATCGAAATCTGCCAAGAGAGCCAAAAGAG GTCAGAGGAAAGTCTGCGCGCCCAGAACGGGCAGAAAGCCGAGCAGGAGGGCAGAGTCGTCCGAGGAGAG CGATGGAGAAAATGTTCCAGAGTCCGTCTCCATGGTGCGCCCCTCTCGGCGGGCTAAGTCTGCAGCTCTGGAGAAGACGAAGCTGGACCTTAACCCCCTCATCGACCAGGAGGCAAATGTCTGA